One region of Faecalibacter bovis genomic DNA includes:
- a CDS encoding YeeE/YedE family protein, which produces MEIISQPWPWYIGGPIIAMVMLLLIYFGKSFGFSSNFRTLCSVFGAGKSCAFFDFNWKDQKWNLLFLIGAVLGGVISVLFLSENQIPAISETTILQLNELGFESAGKAYSPTELFGDLSIKNIIILSVGGLLVGFGTRYAGGCTSGHAISGLSDLQIPSLIAVIGFFIGGLIMTHILFPLIF; this is translated from the coding sequence TTGGAAATAATTTCACAACCGTGGCCTTGGTATATAGGTGGACCAATTATAGCAATGGTCATGTTACTTTTAATCTATTTTGGAAAAAGTTTTGGGTTTTCCTCAAATTTCAGAACATTGTGTTCTGTTTTTGGTGCAGGTAAATCATGTGCTTTTTTTGATTTTAATTGGAAAGATCAAAAATGGAATTTATTATTTTTGATTGGTGCTGTTTTAGGAGGAGTTATCTCTGTACTATTCTTGTCAGAGAATCAAATTCCAGCAATTTCAGAAACTACAATTTTACAGCTAAATGAATTAGGTTTTGAAAGTGCAGGTAAAGCATATTCACCAACCGAATTATTTGGTGATTTATCTATCAAAAATATTATTATTCTTTCTGTGGGTGGTTTATTGGTAGGGTTTGGTACTCGTTATGCGGGTGGTTGTACTTCTGGACACGCGATTTCTGGTTTAAGCGATTTGCAAATTCCATCTTTAATTGCTGTTATTGGTTTTTTTATTGGTGGGTTAATAATGACGCACATTTTATTTCCCTTAATTTTTTAA
- a CDS encoding DUF6691 family protein, translating into MKILIYIILGIVFGITMYKSETASWFRIYEMFSFQSFHMYGFIGSALIIGLIGVQIIKKKEIKDFDGNKIEIQPKTKSIVRYLIGGIFFGLGWALVGACPGPIFVLVGAGLYPMLIVILGALAGTYLYGIIKDKLPH; encoded by the coding sequence ATGAAAATTTTAATTTATATCATTTTAGGAATTGTATTTGGTATTACAATGTATAAATCTGAAACAGCTTCTTGGTTCAGAATTTACGAAATGTTTAGTTTTCAATCTTTCCACATGTACGGTTTTATTGGCTCTGCATTAATTATTGGTTTGATCGGAGTTCAAATAATCAAGAAGAAAGAAATAAAAGATTTTGATGGAAATAAAATTGAAATTCAACCGAAAACTAAATCAATTGTTCGCTATTTAATCGGCGGAATTTTCTTCGGATTAGGTTGGGCGTTAGTTGGTGCTTGTCCAGGTCCAATTTTTGTTTTAGTTGGTGCAGGTTTATATCCAATGCTAATTGTGATTTTAGGAGCTTTGGCTGGAACATATTTGTACGGAATTATAAAAGATAAATTACCTCATTAA
- a CDS encoding Crp/Fnr family transcriptional regulator, producing MIKDYINATYPYKFEEDLLNEINDIGSLINFEANDILIDFNQFIKGMPILLHGAIKILREDYDGGELLLYFLEKGDTCAMTMACCLGDKQSKIRAIAETDGQLVMIPITKMDEWISKYSSWRHFIFESYNNRMEEMLSAIDNLAFNDMNQRVKNYLLDVASINKGNIVNKTHQEIAYELNTSRVVISRILKNLEKEGFLILNRNVITIN from the coding sequence ATGATAAAAGATTACATCAATGCAACGTATCCGTATAAATTTGAAGAAGATTTATTAAACGAAATCAATGATATAGGTAGCTTAATTAATTTTGAAGCTAATGATATTTTAATAGATTTTAATCAGTTTATAAAAGGAATGCCAATTTTATTGCATGGCGCGATAAAAATTCTACGCGAAGATTATGATGGAGGAGAGTTGCTATTGTATTTTTTAGAAAAAGGTGATACTTGTGCCATGACAATGGCTTGTTGTCTTGGCGATAAACAAAGTAAAATTAGAGCAATTGCAGAAACTGATGGGCAATTAGTCATGATTCCAATTACTAAAATGGACGAATGGATTTCAAAATATTCATCTTGGCGTCACTTTATTTTTGAAAGCTATAATAATAGGATGGAGGAAATGTTAAGTGCAATCGATAATTTAGCATTCAATGATATGAACCAACGAGTAAAAAATTATCTTTTAGACGTTGCAAGTATTAATAAAGGTAACATTGTCAATAAAACTCATCAAGAAATTGCATACGAATTAAATACTTCTCGAGTGGTTATTTCAAGAATATTAAAAAACTTAGAAAAAGAAGGTTTTTTAATATTAAATAGAAATGTTATCACAATTAACTAA
- a CDS encoding TlpA family protein disulfide reductase — protein MLSQLTNKNILSTMNKLTVFIKKNLSNILVLAIGVTLLTSSEAKAFLQQGLLKIGLFEPNLKKEIIKKENPNNYNFEMKDLNGNTIFLSDLKGKVVFLNFWATWCPPCIAEMPSIQLLHDKFKNDDEVIILTLEVDGKQDKIQKFINRKKLTVPVYMPNSSIPLELFDGTLPTTIIFDKQGNVAHTTLGMADYSGQDIVDFLNEVKAMH, from the coding sequence ATGTTATCACAATTAACTAATAAGAATATTCTTTCAACGATGAATAAATTAACTGTATTTATAAAGAAAAATCTTTCCAATATTTTGGTTTTAGCTATTGGCGTTACTTTATTAACGTCATCAGAAGCTAAGGCTTTCCTTCAACAAGGGTTACTTAAAATTGGTTTGTTTGAACCAAATTTAAAAAAGGAGATTATTAAAAAGGAAAATCCAAACAACTATAATTTCGAAATGAAAGATCTAAATGGAAATACCATATTTCTTTCAGATTTAAAAGGTAAAGTAGTTTTTCTTAATTTTTGGGCAACTTGGTGTCCGCCTTGTATTGCAGAAATGCCTTCGATTCAATTACTGCACGATAAGTTCAAAAATGATGATGAGGTTATCATATTAACTTTAGAAGTTGATGGGAAACAAGATAAAATTCAAAAATTCATCAATCGAAAAAAACTTACAGTTCCTGTCTATATGCCAAATTCTTCAATTCCGTTAGAGCTATTTGATGGAACTTTGCCAACTACAATCATTTTCGATAAACAAGGGAATGTCGCGCATACAACTTTGGGAATGGCTGATTATTCTGGGCAAGATATCGTCGATTTCTTAAATGAAGTCAAAGCAATGCATTAA
- a CDS encoding FecCD family ABC transporter permease yields the protein MTIFLFFFSLTIGKVAIPFADIFDSTDEVTRNLVLNYRLPKSITTVLVGLSLPVAGFLLQELFKNPLAEPSVLGITSMSSLGVAIVVFLFALIGLDVWLNNPWILIFASFIGSLFALFLILLLANKVTSSASLVILGFMLSGITVAIIGLLQYFSTSEKIKTFLMWGFGSLSGLSWDQILVFALFVGIGLILSLFTLRGISALLLGEKYAQSVGINIKKIRLLILFSSAILTASATAFTGPIAFIGLAVPHICRSILKTGDMRMLFRWIVLSGVFVMLLFSIITDMFPFGTLPINIITSLFGAPIVISILLNHKYEVR from the coding sequence TTGACGATTTTTTTATTTTTCTTTAGTTTAACCATAGGAAAAGTAGCAATTCCGTTTGCGGATATATTTGATTCGACAGATGAAGTAACACGAAATTTAGTTTTAAATTATAGATTACCTAAAAGTATTACAACTGTATTAGTTGGTTTATCCTTGCCAGTAGCTGGATTTTTATTGCAAGAATTGTTTAAAAATCCTTTAGCTGAACCTTCCGTTTTAGGGATTACATCCATGTCTAGTTTAGGAGTTGCAATAGTTGTTTTTTTATTCGCATTAATAGGACTAGACGTTTGGTTAAATAATCCTTGGATATTAATTTTCGCCTCATTTATTGGCTCTTTATTCGCTTTATTTTTGATTTTATTATTGGCAAATAAAGTAACATCATCAGCTTCATTAGTTATCTTAGGATTTATGCTATCTGGAATTACGGTTGCAATTATTGGCTTGTTGCAATACTTTTCAACTTCCGAGAAAATTAAAACTTTCTTAATGTGGGGATTTGGATCATTAAGTGGATTGTCTTGGGATCAAATTTTAGTGTTTGCATTGTTTGTAGGGATTGGATTGATCTTATCATTATTCACATTAAGAGGGATTTCAGCCTTATTATTAGGCGAAAAATACGCGCAATCAGTTGGGATTAATATCAAAAAAATACGTTTATTAATTTTATTTTCATCAGCAATCTTAACTGCATCTGCAACTGCTTTTACTGGTCCAATTGCATTTATAGGTTTAGCAGTACCACATATTTGCAGATCAATTTTGAAAACAGGTGATATGAGAATGTTATTCCGTTGGATAGTATTATCTGGTGTTTTTGTGATGTTATTATTTTCAATCATTACAGATATGTTTCCTTTTGGAACCTTACCAATCAACATAATCACCTCGTTATTTGGTGCGCCAATCGTAATTAGTATTTTGTTAAATCATAAATACGAGGTTAGGTAA
- a CDS encoding ABC transporter ATP-binding protein — protein sequence MESIIKLDALTIGYRKTSLIKNISTSVSKNELIVILGKNGVGKSTLIETILGFISPINGSIYFKDQLQSELNASEIAKEVAVVFPKLNVIPNISIFETVASARITHHQVLKKYSENEISFINEMLNLVGILNLKDKFLTEISEGQLQLVMIARALCQDTSLIILDEPTANLDLENQFKIYELINNLKTKTNKSFVMITHDAQLALNYADKIWWIENQYLFDGIPEEIAYEHSIIEKLSGNYLKYNLISDSYQNIRNSEKRIHVKGNSEFSYWLKRALIRKGFQIDENASKFMEVTENCIIFDEQKFNSISSLLNYLEHEKYNNNRSK from the coding sequence ATGGAGTCAATTATTAAATTAGATGCTTTGACGATTGGTTATCGCAAAACTTCACTTATTAAAAATATTTCAACATCTGTTTCTAAGAATGAATTAATTGTAATACTTGGTAAAAATGGAGTTGGTAAATCCACATTAATTGAAACAATTTTAGGATTTATTTCTCCTATAAATGGATCGATTTATTTTAAAGATCAATTACAATCAGAATTAAATGCATCTGAAATAGCCAAAGAAGTAGCCGTTGTATTTCCAAAGCTAAATGTAATTCCAAATATTTCAATTTTTGAGACGGTAGCATCTGCTAGAATTACGCATCATCAAGTTTTAAAAAAATATTCAGAAAATGAAATAAGTTTCATTAATGAAATGCTGAATTTAGTAGGTATTTTAAATTTGAAAGATAAATTTCTGACAGAAATTAGTGAAGGGCAATTGCAGTTGGTTATGATCGCACGAGCGCTTTGTCAAGATACATCTTTGATAATTTTAGATGAACCTACAGCAAATTTAGATTTAGAAAATCAGTTTAAGATTTATGAATTAATAAATAATTTAAAAACTAAAACTAATAAATCTTTTGTGATGATTACACACGATGCGCAATTAGCCTTGAATTATGCTGATAAAATTTGGTGGATAGAAAATCAGTATTTATTTGACGGAATACCAGAAGAAATAGCTTATGAACATAGCATTATTGAAAAACTTTCAGGAAATTATTTAAAATATAATTTAATTTCAGATTCTTATCAAAACATTAGAAATTCGGAAAAGAGAATCCACGTTAAGGGAAACTCAGAATTTAGTTATTGGTTGAAAAGAGCTTTAATTAGAAAAGGATTTCAGATCGATGAAAATGCGTCAAAATTTATGGAGGTCACAGAAAATTGTATCATCTTTGATGAGCAAAAATTTAATTCGATTTCATCATTATTGAACTATTTAGAACATGAAAAATATAATAATAACAGGAGCAAGTAG
- a CDS encoding SDR family NAD(P)-dependent oxidoreductase, with amino-acid sequence MKNIIITGASRGIGYELAKKHLALGNRVLTISRNENKLAELKDFAQEGQYEFLGLDLSNFEEISKVLDAVSTWEKVDILYNNAGLCINKPFAEMQEEDLLRSWQVNFMAPYRLIQVLLPKFDQTSHVVNVSTMGAVQGSVKFSGLSVYSSSKSATVNLTELLAEELKENGPRINAVALGAVQTEMLEEAFPGYIAPTQPDEMATYLVDFGLNGWKYFNGKTQQASISTP; translated from the coding sequence ATGAAAAATATAATAATAACAGGAGCAAGTAGAGGAATTGGTTACGAATTGGCAAAGAAACATTTGGCTTTAGGAAATCGTGTTTTAACAATTTCTCGTAATGAAAATAAATTAGCAGAATTAAAGGATTTTGCACAAGAAGGTCAGTATGAATTTTTAGGATTAGATTTATCTAATTTTGAAGAAATTTCTAAAGTTTTAGATGCTGTATCAACTTGGGAAAAAGTTGATATTTTATATAACAATGCAGGATTATGTATTAACAAGCCGTTTGCAGAAATGCAGGAAGAAGATTTATTACGTTCTTGGCAGGTTAATTTTATGGCTCCATATCGATTAATTCAGGTTTTATTACCAAAATTCGATCAAACATCGCATGTGGTAAATGTATCAACGATGGGTGCTGTACAAGGATCGGTTAAATTTTCCGGATTATCTGTTTATTCATCTTCCAAATCAGCAACTGTTAATTTAACTGAGTTGTTAGCTGAAGAATTAAAAGAAAATGGACCTCGCATTAACGCTGTAGCTTTAGGAGCTGTGCAAACAGAAATGTTAGAAGAAGCATTTCCTGGATATATTGCACCAACACAACCTGATGAAATGGCAACGTATTTAGTCGATTTTGGTTTGAATGGTTGGAAATATTTCAATGGAAAAACACAACAAGCTTCTATTTCTACACCATAA
- a CDS encoding GLPGLI family protein — MKHFLLTCLSFTLLYSCKKETDYLVQYNFTFAQDSLNPANKLTEEMILKTDDNGFAFMPNNIFSSDTIQFDVTTLLNQGKLSASDLLMKNNEINKLRIYFQKDSVNYFIKTQVNSLSYNFRDDVPEIKWQLVDESKMINDIDVKKATTTLFGRNWTAWYADKIPVSYGPYKFHGLPGLILELNDEKNHFHFEAISVVKDTTTYPIYDKYNEVNSKRIEFETAIKSFKNNPVKINMKTGDNLIKDAEALETRKEILKAKNNSIEKGLQFDL; from the coding sequence ATGAAACACTTCTTATTAACTTGTTTAAGTTTTACATTATTATATAGTTGTAAAAAAGAAACAGATTATTTAGTTCAATACAATTTTACATTTGCGCAAGATTCATTAAATCCAGCTAACAAATTAACAGAAGAAATGATTTTAAAAACTGATGATAATGGTTTTGCATTTATGCCGAATAATATTTTTTCTAGTGATACAATTCAATTTGATGTTACAACTCTTTTAAATCAAGGTAAATTATCAGCAAGTGATTTATTAATGAAAAACAATGAAATCAATAAACTTAGAATTTACTTTCAGAAAGATTCTGTAAATTATTTTATAAAAACACAAGTTAATAGTCTTTCATATAATTTTAGAGATGATGTTCCAGAAATTAAATGGCAATTAGTTGATGAATCTAAAATGATTAATGATATAGATGTAAAAAAAGCGACTACAACGTTATTTGGAAGAAATTGGACTGCATGGTATGCAGATAAAATCCCAGTTTCTTACGGCCCATATAAATTTCATGGTTTGCCAGGTCTGATTTTAGAATTGAATGATGAAAAGAACCACTTTCACTTCGAAGCTATTTCGGTTGTAAAAGACACAACAACTTACCCAATTTATGATAAATACAATGAAGTTAATTCTAAGCGAATTGAATTTGAAACTGCAATAAAATCTTTTAAAAACAATCCTGTAAAAATTAATATGAAAACAGGAGATAATCTTATAAAAGATGCTGAAGCTTTAGAAACAAGAAAAGAAATATTGAAAGCTAAAAATAACTCGATTGAAAAAGGATTACAGTTTGATTTATAA
- a CDS encoding MATE family efflux transporter: MQHRITFKQINQLAIPAILSGISESIITLTDIAMVGNLKENSVEALAAVGLVGSFLSGLLWILGQTKTSISSIVSQHYGSGSLSSIKTLVPQALYLNIAIGVFLLISTIIFAENIFNFYNASDLVLQNCIDYYSIRAFGFPLTLISLTLFGTFRGLQNTVWAMRCGITAAIIHVGLNFILIYGIEGIIPAFGIKGAAISSLLAQCIMVVMAFYYYINKTNFRFNPGKEIHPFIKPYISLSFNFILRTATLNVAFFVANAYATGYGANYIAAQSILMNIWLFFSFFIDGYSGAGNAMAGRLIGEKNYQQLIYLSKDIAKYSVIIALILVAISFLFYRPIGEIFNQNEDVLQIFTSVFWIVLLMQPINTLAYIFDGFFKGMGDAKLLRNNLIVSTFLGFIPTLLISDYYGLKIHGIWIAFGIWMLMRSFPLMYIFNQRMKSKISIQ; the protein is encoded by the coding sequence ATGCAGCACAGAATTACTTTTAAACAAATTAATCAATTAGCAATACCAGCTATACTGTCAGGAATTTCTGAATCTATCATTACATTAACTGATATTGCTATGGTTGGAAATTTAAAAGAAAATTCTGTAGAAGCTTTAGCGGCTGTTGGGCTTGTTGGCTCTTTTTTATCTGGTTTATTATGGATATTAGGACAAACAAAAACTTCGATTTCCTCTATCGTTTCGCAACATTATGGTTCAGGTTCTTTATCATCAATTAAAACTTTAGTTCCGCAAGCTTTGTATCTCAATATTGCAATCGGAGTATTTCTTTTAATTTCAACGATAATATTTGCAGAAAACATTTTCAACTTCTATAATGCATCTGATCTTGTTTTACAAAATTGTATAGATTACTATTCTATTAGAGCTTTTGGTTTTCCATTAACCTTAATTTCATTAACATTATTCGGAACGTTTAGAGGCTTACAAAATACAGTTTGGGCGATGCGATGTGGAATAACTGCTGCAATAATACACGTTGGTTTAAATTTTATTTTAATTTATGGAATCGAAGGTATAATTCCTGCATTTGGAATAAAAGGTGCAGCTATTTCAAGTTTACTTGCGCAATGTATTATGGTAGTAATGGCATTTTATTATTACATCAATAAAACCAATTTTAGATTTAATCCCGGAAAGGAAATTCATCCATTCATTAAACCTTACATCTCGTTAAGTTTCAATTTTATTTTAAGAACTGCTACTTTAAATGTAGCATTTTTCGTTGCCAATGCATACGCAACAGGTTACGGAGCAAATTATATTGCCGCACAAAGTATCTTAATGAATATCTGGTTATTCTTTTCCTTTTTTATTGATGGATATTCTGGAGCTGGAAATGCTATGGCCGGAAGATTAATTGGAGAAAAGAACTATCAACAACTAATCTATTTAAGTAAAGATATCGCTAAATATTCAGTGATTATAGCTTTAATATTAGTCGCAATTTCATTTCTATTTTACAGACCAATTGGCGAAATATTCAATCAAAATGAAGACGTTTTACAAATTTTCACAAGTGTATTTTGGATCGTTTTATTGATGCAACCAATTAATACATTGGCCTATATTTTTGATGGATTTTTTAAAGGAATGGGTGATGCAAAATTATTGCGAAACAATCTCATCGTATCTACGTTTTTAGGATTTATACCTACATTATTAATATCGGATTATTACGGTCTTAAAATTCATGGAATTTGGATAGCTTTTGGAATTTGGATGTTGATGAGAAGTTTTCCTTTGATGTACATTTTTAATCAACGAATGAAATCTAAAATTTCAATTCAATAA
- the msrB gene encoding peptide-methionine (R)-S-oxide reductase MsrB encodes MNQEHQFNITKTDEEWKELLTPNQYIVLRQAGTERPFTGEYNMHFENGIYVCAGCGEELFDSTSKFDSHCGWPSFDQEIESGIILEVRDESHGMIRTEILCGNCGGHLGHVFDDGPTETGLRYCVNSLSLDFKNEK; translated from the coding sequence ATGAATCAAGAACATCAATTTAATATTACCAAAACCGATGAAGAATGGAAAGAGCTTTTAACGCCTAACCAATACATCGTTTTAAGACAAGCGGGTACAGAACGTCCATTTACAGGCGAATATAATATGCATTTTGAAAATGGTATTTATGTTTGTGCTGGTTGTGGCGAAGAATTATTTGATTCTACCTCTAAATTTGATAGCCATTGTGGTTGGCCTAGTTTTGATCAAGAGATTGAATCTGGTATAATTTTGGAAGTTAGAGACGAGTCGCATGGAATGATTCGAACAGAAATTTTATGCGGAAATTGTGGCGGTCATTTAGGTCATGTTTTTGATGATGGACCTACTGAAACTGGACTTCGTTATTGTGTTAATTCACTTTCTTTAGATTTTAAAAACGAAAAATAA
- the aroB gene encoding 3-dehydroquinate synthase, with translation MKSAPIYFGHIAPILDQYLKENSFSSIFFLVDENTHVHCLPLLLADLDNLSTYEILEIDAGEENKTIDTVNNLWLSLAELGADRNTLVINVGGGVLTDMGGFMASTFKRGVQFINIPTTLLAQVDASVGGKNGIDLEGMKNMIGTFTQPEMVLIDPKFLKTLEQRQIKSGLAEMLKHGLIQDRDHWDNLVQLLAHNADDLAPFIMDSIEIKKQVVESDPLEKGLRKILNFGHTIGHAIESESLETEFPLLHGEAIVIGMIIEAFLAENKGILSTEDREEICEGFASLYALSTIDMNLFPSLMEWMRHDKKNEKNSINFSLVNKIGKCSYNVICDEAEIKTAFEKYNNWIG, from the coding sequence TTGAAATCTGCACCTATATATTTTGGTCATATTGCTCCAATTTTGGATCAATATCTAAAGGAAAATTCTTTTTCATCTATCTTTTTTTTGGTAGATGAAAACACGCATGTTCATTGTTTACCTCTTTTATTAGCTGATTTGGATAATCTTTCTACTTACGAAATTTTAGAAATTGATGCTGGTGAAGAAAACAAAACTATTGATACCGTAAATAATCTTTGGTTATCATTAGCCGAATTAGGAGCGGATCGCAATACATTAGTAATTAATGTAGGTGGCGGTGTTTTAACGGATATGGGTGGATTTATGGCTTCTACATTTAAACGTGGTGTCCAATTTATCAACATTCCAACTACTTTGTTAGCGCAAGTTGATGCTTCTGTAGGTGGTAAAAATGGAATTGATTTAGAAGGCATGAAGAATATGATTGGAACTTTTACTCAACCTGAAATGGTTTTAATAGATCCTAAATTCTTAAAAACTTTAGAGCAAAGACAAATTAAATCTGGTTTAGCAGAAATGTTAAAGCATGGATTGATTCAAGATCGTGATCATTGGGATAATTTGGTTCAGTTATTAGCGCATAACGCGGATGATTTAGCTCCTTTTATCATGGATTCTATCGAAATTAAAAAACAAGTTGTTGAATCTGATCCTTTGGAAAAAGGTTTACGTAAAATTTTAAACTTTGGACATACAATTGGACATGCGATAGAAAGTGAATCTTTAGAAACTGAATTCCCTTTATTACATGGTGAAGCCATTGTAATAGGTATGATTATTGAAGCTTTCTTAGCTGAAAATAAAGGAATTTTATCTACCGAAGATCGTGAAGAAATTTGCGAAGGATTTGCGAGTTTATATGCCTTAAGTACGATTGATATGAATCTTTTTCCGAGTTTAATGGAATGGATGAGACACGACAAAAAGAACGAAAAAAATTCTATTAACTTTAGTTTAGTTAATAAAATTGGAAAATGTTCTTACAATGTTATTTGTGATGAGGCAGAAATTAAAACTGCTTTTGAAAAGTATAATAATTGGATTGGATAA
- a CDS encoding GlmU family protein, whose protein sequence is MNIILFDGKQRDHLLPLTFTKPVGALRMGILSFAERWEKLLDGSVSYQTQDYLQGKFQVNLKEENIYINPAYFPTDAFVQEINNLTNHQALIYKDEVIAAKAETLDKATDYIDFESELIEIKYPWDIFTHNFHAIEFDYDLVTKGRISQPISDTNRVLNPERIFIEEGAKVEFSILNASEGSIYIGKDAEIMEGSMIRGGLALCEHAKINMGSKIYSGCTVGPYCKVGGELNNAILMAYSNKGHDGFLGNAVIGEWCNLGADTNNSNLKNNYSEVKVWNYPAGKFIKTGLQFCGLIMGDYSKSAINTQFNTGTVVGVSANLFQGGFPPNLIKHFSWGGPNDAPVFALDRAYEAAEKMMERRKVPFTEQDKKILEYIFNINN, encoded by the coding sequence ATGAATATTATATTATTTGACGGTAAGCAAAGAGATCATTTACTTCCTTTAACATTCACTAAACCAGTGGGTGCTTTACGAATGGGAATTTTATCATTTGCGGAGCGTTGGGAAAAACTTTTAGATGGGTCGGTTTCATATCAAACACAAGACTATTTACAAGGAAAATTTCAAGTAAATCTAAAAGAAGAAAATATTTATATTAATCCGGCTTATTTTCCAACTGATGCATTTGTTCAAGAAATTAATAACTTAACAAATCATCAGGCACTTATTTATAAAGACGAAGTTATCGCTGCGAAGGCTGAAACTTTGGATAAAGCAACAGATTATATTGATTTTGAATCTGAATTAATTGAAATAAAGTATCCTTGGGATATTTTTACGCATAATTTTCATGCCATTGAATTCGATTATGATTTAGTTACAAAAGGGAGAATTTCCCAACCGATTTCTGATACTAATCGTGTTTTAAATCCAGAACGTATATTTATTGAAGAAGGAGCAAAAGTTGAATTTTCAATTTTAAATGCATCTGAAGGATCAATTTATATTGGTAAAGATGCTGAAATTATGGAAGGATCTATGATTCGTGGTGGATTGGCTTTATGCGAACACGCTAAAATTAACATGGGTTCTAAAATTTATTCAGGTTGTACAGTTGGGCCTTATTGTAAAGTTGGTGGTGAATTGAATAATGCTATATTAATGGCTTATTCAAACAAAGGTCACGACGGTTTTTTAGGGAATGCAGTAATCGGTGAATGGTGTAATTTAGGTGCAGATACCAATAACTCTAATCTAAAGAATAACTATTCGGAAGTTAAAGTTTGGAATTATCCAGCGGGAAAATTCATCAAAACTGGTCTTCAATTTTGTGGATTAATTATGGGTGATTATTCAAAATCTGCAATTAATACTCAATTTAACACAGGTACGGTTGTAGGTGTTTCAGCAAATTTATTTCAAGGAGGATTTCCACCAAATTTAATTAAACATTTTAGTTGGGGTGGACCAAATGATGCTCCGGTATTCGCTTTAGATCGTGCATACGAAGCAGCAGAAAAAATGATGGAGCGTCGTAAAGTTCCGTTTACAGAACAAGATAAAAAAATATTAGAATATATTTTTAACATAAATAATTAA